A DNA window from Hordeum vulgare subsp. vulgare chromosome 1H, MorexV3_pseudomolecules_assembly, whole genome shotgun sequence contains the following coding sequences:
- the LOC123427102 gene encoding serine/threonine-protein kinase 19 isoform X2 gives MDSQRNEMAEPWPSYSSSSRGKKKRPRSPNDDATSSQGRTENSTSLGDNLIFSDTLIALQLMRTQFPKLEKVVTQPFILQSQLYSSVKDRTQVDRDLESLKKDRVLRVFKLNTGQDDHAIMFMDDYLKQMQSAVRRSTGKNKDDNEVFEWFEKYVLHSKLDVSIDHLELCSLLSHGGDATDKHITLLMNAGLLTRQLIDPNIYWFSIPSIGPILKGLSQGRKEVLSLLNRRKYKEMLLSSLEKTRLRLSPLDVRFHLRDLIGSGHIKTVQTPTGLLVRVSTD, from the exons ATGGACAGTCAGCGAAACGAGATGGCAGAACCATGGCCATCGTATTCATCATCATCCCGTGGGAAAAAGAAGCGGCCACGCTCCCCTAATGATGACGCCACAAGTTCACAAGGCAGAACCGAGAACAGCACAAGCCTTG GGGACAACCTTATATTCAGTGATACTTTGATAGCTCTACAGTTGATGCGCACACAGTTTCCAAAGCTAGAGAAG GTTGTGACACAGCCATTCATTTTGCAATCTCAATTGTATAGCAGCGTGAAGGACAGGACACAAGTTGATAGAGATTTGGAG TCACTGAAGAAAGACAGAGTACTCCGCGTATTCAAACTCAATACTGGACAGGATGACCATGCAATCATGTTCATGGATGATTATCTGAAACAG ATGCAATCTGCTGTCAGGAGATCAACGGGCAAAAACAAAGATGATAATGAAGTGTTTGAGTGGTTTGAGAAATATGTTCTGCATTCGAAATTGGATGTTAGCATAGATCACCTAGAGCTG TGTTCACTGTTATCACATGGGGGTGATGCAACAGATAAGCATATCACCTTATTGATGAATGCCGGTCTCCTA aCACGCCAATTAATAGATCCAAACATATACTGGTTTTCTATTCCAAGTATTGGTCCTATCTTGAAAGGCCTATCCCAG GGGAGGAAGGAAGTTCTTTCGTTATTGAACCGCCGGAAGTACAAGGAGATGCTACTATCTTCACTGGAGAAGACGAGGTTAAGGTTATCACCTCTCGACGTGCGGTTCCACCTCCGGGATTTGATTGGATCTGGTCACATAAAGACGGTTCAAACGCCCACTGGCTTACTTGTTCGCGTGTCAACAGATTGA
- the LOC123427102 gene encoding serine/threonine-protein kinase 19 homolog isoform X3, with product MDSQRNEMAEPWPSYSSSSRGKKKRPRSPNDDATSSQGRTENSTSLGDNLIFSDTLIALQLMRTQFPKLEKVVTQPFILQSQLYSSVKDRTQVDRDLESLKKDRVLRVFKLNTGQDDHAIMFMDDYLKQMQSAVRRSTGKNKDDNEVFEWFEKYVLHSKLDVSIDHLELCSLLSHGGDATDKHITLLMNAGLLGRKEVLSLLNRRKYKEMLLSSLEKTRLRLSPLDVRFHLRDLIGSGHIKTVQTPTGLLVRVSTD from the exons ATGGACAGTCAGCGAAACGAGATGGCAGAACCATGGCCATCGTATTCATCATCATCCCGTGGGAAAAAGAAGCGGCCACGCTCCCCTAATGATGACGCCACAAGTTCACAAGGCAGAACCGAGAACAGCACAAGCCTTG GGGACAACCTTATATTCAGTGATACTTTGATAGCTCTACAGTTGATGCGCACACAGTTTCCAAAGCTAGAGAAG GTTGTGACACAGCCATTCATTTTGCAATCTCAATTGTATAGCAGCGTGAAGGACAGGACACAAGTTGATAGAGATTTGGAG TCACTGAAGAAAGACAGAGTACTCCGCGTATTCAAACTCAATACTGGACAGGATGACCATGCAATCATGTTCATGGATGATTATCTGAAACAG ATGCAATCTGCTGTCAGGAGATCAACGGGCAAAAACAAAGATGATAATGAAGTGTTTGAGTGGTTTGAGAAATATGTTCTGCATTCGAAATTGGATGTTAGCATAGATCACCTAGAGCTG TGTTCACTGTTATCACATGGGGGTGATGCAACAGATAAGCATATCACCTTATTGATGAATGCCGGTCTCCTA GGGAGGAAGGAAGTTCTTTCGTTATTGAACCGCCGGAAGTACAAGGAGATGCTACTATCTTCACTGGAGAAGACGAGGTTAAGGTTATCACCTCTCGACGTGCGGTTCCACCTCCGGGATTTGATTGGATCTGGTCACATAAAGACGGTTCAAACGCCCACTGGCTTACTTGTTCGCGTGTCAACAGATTGA
- the LOC123427102 gene encoding serine/threonine-protein kinase 19 homolog isoform X1, producing MDSQRNEMAEPWPSYSSSSRGKKKRPRSPNDDATSSQGRTENSTSLGDNLIFSDTLIALQLMRTQFPKLEKVVTQPFILQSQLYSSVKDRTQVDRDLESLKKDRVLRVFKLNTGQDDHAIMFMDDYLKQMQSAVRRSTGKNKDDNEVFEWFEKYVLHSKLDVSIDHLELCSLLSHGGDATDKHITLLMNAGLLTRQLIDPNIYWFSIPSIGPILKGLSQKSFDHCGYGGQGRKEVLSLLNRRKYKEMLLSSLEKTRLRLSPLDVRFHLRDLIGSGHIKTVQTPTGLLVRVSTD from the exons ATGGACAGTCAGCGAAACGAGATGGCAGAACCATGGCCATCGTATTCATCATCATCCCGTGGGAAAAAGAAGCGGCCACGCTCCCCTAATGATGACGCCACAAGTTCACAAGGCAGAACCGAGAACAGCACAAGCCTTG GGGACAACCTTATATTCAGTGATACTTTGATAGCTCTACAGTTGATGCGCACACAGTTTCCAAAGCTAGAGAAG GTTGTGACACAGCCATTCATTTTGCAATCTCAATTGTATAGCAGCGTGAAGGACAGGACACAAGTTGATAGAGATTTGGAG TCACTGAAGAAAGACAGAGTACTCCGCGTATTCAAACTCAATACTGGACAGGATGACCATGCAATCATGTTCATGGATGATTATCTGAAACAG ATGCAATCTGCTGTCAGGAGATCAACGGGCAAAAACAAAGATGATAATGAAGTGTTTGAGTGGTTTGAGAAATATGTTCTGCATTCGAAATTGGATGTTAGCATAGATCACCTAGAGCTG TGTTCACTGTTATCACATGGGGGTGATGCAACAGATAAGCATATCACCTTATTGATGAATGCCGGTCTCCTA aCACGCCAATTAATAGATCCAAACATATACTGGTTTTCTATTCCAAGTATTGGTCCTATCTTGAAAGGCCTATCCCAG AAATCATTTGACCATTGTGGTTACGGTGGGCAGGGGAGGAAGGAAGTTCTTTCGTTATTGAACCGCCGGAAGTACAAGGAGATGCTACTATCTTCACTGGAGAAGACGAGGTTAAGGTTATCACCTCTCGACGTGCGGTTCCACCTCCGGGATTTGATTGGATCTGGTCACATAAAGACGGTTCAAACGCCCACTGGCTTACTTGTTCGCGTGTCAACAGATTGA